The following nucleotide sequence is from Gracilimonas sp..
CGAAGTTTTGTGCCGGTGCCGTGTATTCTTTCAGTGCAGCCACATAGTCAGCATAGTTCTCTGCCCGGTTCAATCCATAAAATGTCTTGAGATCGTTGGAAGCTTCATGGGCAATCCAGCGCATGGCATGAAAAGCCGGTGCTCGTTCTTCATTTATTCTTGACCCCACTTTTGTAACCGGTCCGTGGTGTGTGTAAACCACTGTATCCATTACGGTATCTCCACCGCGAACTTTAATTTCTTCAATGCGTGTCGATGTTTGTTTCCACTGCCCGTCATGCCAATACTCCTGCATACTTTCATCCCGGAATTCAATCTCGTACCAATCCAGCACATCAGAACCTACATTAGTCACACCCCAGGCTACCTTTTCATTAAACCCAATAATCACCCCCGGAGAACCCTGCAGGCTTACTCCATAGGTATTTACGCCGGGTGCGTTAAGTTGTACTTCATACCAGATAGACGGCAGGGTGAGTGAAAGGTGAGGATCGTTGGCGAGAATGGGATATCCGGATGCAGTTTTGGATCCGCTTACCGCCCAATTGTTGCTTCCGATTCCTTCTTCGGTTGTAAAGGCTTGAAGTTCTTTTGCAGCAGCCGGCACATATAAGCTATCGGGAGCTTCAGGAATATCCGTTTCAAAATCCCACTCTCTTGTTGGAGGAATGATGGGGTCATTGAGTTCTGGTTCCTGCGCGAAGAACCGGCTCACAAAATCATCCCCAAAATAAGCCAGTGTGTTACTGGTGCGGTCTTCGTTATTGCCTGCAGCCAGCGTCCGGGTCATGTTTTTAAGTAAAAGAGCTGTTTTAATCGGCTCCCATTTTTCGGGTGTGAAATCCAGAATTTTATATTCCAGGGGATATTCATCCGGTGATAATTGATTGATATAAGCATTTACTCCATCCGCATAGGCGGTAATCACAGCGAGCATATCCGGGTCGTTTTGGATTTCCTGCCATGCTCTTTCTGCTCCGTAAGGCATTCCCCAGCGCCGGGTTTGCTTATCTCTGTTTAATAAAGCTGGCCCCACAATCTCGGCCAGTCTTCCTGCGGCATCATAGGTTTGCATTTCCATTTGGAAAAGCCGGTCACGAGCTACAATATAGCCTTGGGCTAAATACAAGTCATGCTCGTTCTGAGCAAAGATGTGGGGAACCCGCCGATCATCATAATACACTGAGACTTCATCTTTCAACCCGGAAATGTTTAGTTCTTCTGATTCCGGAGCCTTTGTTTCGGCGTTGGCCCAGAACCCGGCATCCGGATCAAAAAACTTACCTAAGGGAGGCACTGATGCAAATTTCGTATTGAGTGAAATGGTGACAGCGAAGAGAATCAGAAAGGAAATTCCGGATTTCAAATAATTCATATAAAAAGTGCTTTGTGCGATGTGCGTGGTCAGATGCACATACTTGAA
It contains:
- a CDS encoding penicillin acylase family protein, producing MNYLKSGISFLILFAVTISLNTKFASVPPLGKFFDPDAGFWANAETKAPESEELNISGLKDEVSVYYDDRRVPHIFAQNEHDLYLAQGYIVARDRLFQMEMQTYDAAGRLAEIVGPALLNRDKQTRRWGMPYGAERAWQEIQNDPDMLAVITAYADGVNAYINQLSPDEYPLEYKILDFTPEKWEPIKTALLLKNMTRTLAAGNNEDRTSNTLAYFGDDFVSRFFAQEPELNDPIIPPTREWDFETDIPEAPDSLYVPAAAKELQAFTTEEGIGSNNWAVSGSKTASGYPILANDPHLSLTLPSIWYEVQLNAPGVNTYGVSLQGSPGVIIGFNEKVAWGVTNVGSDVLDWYEIEFRDESMQEYWHDGQWKQTSTRIEEIKVRGGDTVMDTVVYTHHGPVTKVGSRINEERAPAFHAMRWIAHEASNDLKTFYGLNRAENYADYVAALKEYTAPAQNFVFASNEGDIALWVNGKLPKKWKHQGRTVSDGTDPKYDWQGWIPQDQVPHIKNPERGFVSSANQESAAPDYPYYLDDDFAPFERGRRINDLLESMEGITPEDMQNMQMDDYSYYASTFLPSLIMWTNTDSLNEEEKVIYDLMTQWNYYMDAEEMAPSIFRQWAGNFYRAVMYDEYETTDANLRYPSRDMFVEVVKNDPDFSFIDNINTEAKETREDIATATLKESVSELTNAWGEPGDRWKWGVAINNDINHLANVPGMGMQNVFSSGSSDAINATRGEHGPSWRMVVELGPEVKGWGVYPGGASGNPGSPNYDSMIETWRTGGLFELDFFKGEPTEFNYKISLKNWGSE